From one Brachypodium distachyon strain Bd21 chromosome 4, Brachypodium_distachyon_v3.0, whole genome shotgun sequence genomic stretch:
- the LOC100840962 gene encoding DNA-directed RNA polymerase V subunit 5A → MFQAPVKLAALRNGKTPKPCRTQPRAPLSQEINSKEMDQPMPSSQRSSPSIASAESTAASSTAPMPKGAPARVPAAAAAAAFDDVDEVPEVVEWMASMVDRGGRASHEVHSLFLARRTALEMLRDRGYSVPEPELARTLTEFRAWWAEKPEMRRLSFSATFASDHSNKVQFVFCPPKPVNITTIREVYSQIEEENLSRLILILQGDITSKARDCIKEIFPFKVDIFQVTELLVNISKHELKPKHEVLTAEEKAELLKKYNLEDSRLPCMLENDAVARYYGLGKGTIVKITYDGELTGHHVTYRCIF, encoded by the exons ATGTTCCAGGCGCCCGTGAAGCTGGCAGCTCTCCGAAACGGCAAAACCCCAAAACCGTGCAGAACACAGCCCAGAGCTCCACTCTCGCAAGAAATAAATAGCAAGGAAATGGATCAGCCGATGCCCTCCTCCCAGCGATCGTCCCCCTCGATCGCCTCAGCGGagagcaccgccgcctcctccactgcGCCGATGCCGAAGGGTGCCCCTGCTCGCgtccccgctgccgccgccgctgccgcgttCGACGACGTCGACGAAGTCCCCGAGGTCGTCGAGTGGATGGCGTCGATGGTcgaccgcggcggccgcgccagCCACGAGGTCCACAGCCTGTTCCTGGCCCGGCGCACGGCGCTGGAGATGCTCCGCGACCGCGGGTACAGCGTGCCGGAGCCCGAGCTCGCGCGCACGCTCACGGAGTTCCGCGCGTGGTGGGCCGAGAAGCCGGAGATGCGGCGCCTCTCCTTCTCCGCCACCTTCGCCTCTGACCACTCCAACAAG GTGCAATTTGTATTCTGCCCACCCAAGCCTGTCAACATCACAACCATCCGAGAGGTGTATTCCCAGATCGAAGAAGAGAACTTGTCTAGACTTATTCTGATATTGCAGGGAGATATAACGTCTAAAGCTAGAGACTGTATCAAGGAGATCTTCCCATTTAAAGTAGATATATTCCAG GTCACAGAGTTACTGGTAAACATTAGTAAGCATGAACTGAAGCCCAAGCATGAAGTGTTGACTGCAGAGGAAAAGGCCGAGCTTCTGAAGAAGTACAATTTGGAGGATTCAAGG ctCCCTTGCATGCTAGAGAACGATGCAGTTGCTCGCTACTATGGCCTTGGCAAGGGAACCATTGTTAAAATTACATATGATGGCGAGCTTACAGGGCATCATGTGACTTACCGATGCATTTTCTGA
- the LOC100840661 gene encoding L-galactono-1,4-lactone dehydrogenase 2, mitochondrial, with protein MRHLLIPRFLRRASSLTHYHSHLQLLRPLSSSSPLPASESDLRKYAGYALLVLGCGAATYYSFPFPPDALHKKAVPFKYAPLPDDLHTVSNWSGTHEVHTRVLLQPDSLPDLEEALAAAHKEQRRLRPLGSGLSPNGLALSRAGMVNLALMDKVLDVDVKKKTVTVQAGIRVAELVDALREHGLTLQNFASIREQQVGGIIQVGAHGTGAGLPPIDEQVISMKLVTPAKGTIELSREKDPDLFYLARCGLGGLGVVAEVTLQCVERHQLVEHTFVSNADEIKKNHKKWLSENKHIKYLWIPYTDTVVVVKCNPPSRWKTPKLTSKYGKDEAIQHVRDLYREALKKYRTEAESNDPAIDQLSFTELRDQLLALDPLDKDHVIRINKAEAEYWKKSEGYHMGWSDEILGFDCGGQQWVSETCFPTGTLAKPSMKDLDYMEELLQLIEKEDIPAPAPIEQRWTARSRSPMSPASSSEEDDIFSWVGIIMYLPTSDPRQRKDITEEFFNYRSLAQTSLWNDYSAYEHWAKIEIPKDKDELAELQARLRKRFPVNAYNKARMELDPNKVLSSARLEKLFPATGTVQSAK; from the exons ATGCGGCACCTCCTCATCCCCcgcttcctccgccgcgcctCTTCCCTAACCCACTACCACTCCCACCTCCAGCTCCTccgccccctctcctcctcctccccgctcCCGGCCTCCGAATCCGACCTCCGCAAGTACGCCGGCTACGCGCTGCTCGTCCTCggctgcggcgccgccacctaTTACTCCTTCCCGTTCCCGCCCGACGCGCTCCACAAGAAGGCCGTCCCCTTCAAGTACGCGCCGCTCCCTGACGACCTCCACACCGTCTCCAACTGGAGCGGCACCCACGAGGTCCACACCCGCGTGCTCCTCCAGCCGGACTCGCTCCCGGATCTCGAGgaagccctcgccgccgcccacaaGGAGCAACGCAGGCTCAGGCCCCTCGGCTCCGGGCTGTCCCCCAATGGCCTCGCGCTCTCCCGGGCCGGCATGGTCAACCTCGCCCTCATGGACAAGGTGCTCGACGTcgacgtgaagaagaagaccgtCACCGTGCAGGCCGGGATACGTGTCGCCGAGCTCGTGGACGCGCTCCGGGAGCATGGCCTCACGCTGCAGAACTTCGCGTCCATTCGGGAGCAGCAGGTCGGCGGCATCATTCAG GTTGGTGCTCATGGTACAGGTGCTGGATTGCCTCCAATTGATGAGCAGGTTATTAGCATGAAACTGGTTACACCTGCCAAGGGGACAATAGAGTTATCGAGGGAGAAAGATCCTGACTTGTTTTATCTTGCCCGCTGTGGACTTGGTGGCCTAGGAGTCGTTGCAGAAGTCACACTTCAGTGTGTAGAACGGCACCAACTTGTTGAACATACTTTTGTTTCTAATGCAGATGAAATCAAGAAAAACCACAA GAAATGGCTCTCTGAAAACAAACATATTAAGTACTTATGGATTCCATATACTGATACAGTTGTTGTTGTCAAATGCAATCCTCCTTCAAGGTGGAAAACTCCAAAGTTGACATCAAAATATGGAAAAGATGAAGCGATACAACATGTTCGTGACCTTTATCGTGAAGCACTGAAGAAATATAG AACTGAAGCAGAAAGTAATGACCCAGCGATAGATCAACTTTCATTTACTGAATTGAGGGATCAATTGCTTGCCCTTGATCCTCTGGATAAAGATCATGTGATCAGAATTAATAAAGCAGAAGCTGAGTATTGGAAGAAGTCAGAGGGATATCACATGGGCTGGAGTGATGAAATACTTGGTTTTGATTGTGGTGGGCAGCAGTGGGTTTCCGAGACCTGCTTCCCTACAGGAACCCTAGCGAAGCCAAGTATGAAGGATTTAGATTATATGGAGGAATTGCTGCAGTTAATTGAGAAGGAAGATATACCTGCACCTGCACCTATTGAGCAACGTTGGACTGCCCGCAGCAGGAGTCCCATGAGCCCAGCATCAAGCtctgaagaagatgatatATTTTCATGG GTTGGTATAATAATGTATTTACCAACATCTGATCCTCGCCAAAGGAAGGACATTACGGAGGAATTCTTCAACTACAGAAGTCTGGCGCAAACTAGTCTCTGGAATGATTATTCTGCGTATGAACACTGGGCCAAAATTGAG ATTCCAAAGGACAAGGACGAACTTGCTGAGCTACAGGCTAGGCTGAGGAAGCGATTCCCTGTCAATGCATATAACAAAGCACGCATGGAGCTGGATCCTAACAAGGTTCTCTCCAGTGCGAGGTTAGAGAAGCTGTTCCCAGCAACAGGGACTGTCCAAAGTGCGAAGTAA
- the LOC100831598 gene encoding cytochrome P450 90A4: MENAGALQLLSAAAAAVAVVVVVALRWLLARRAAGGWKQRPRLPPGSTGLPLIGETLRLISAYKTPDPEPFIDERVARHGGVFTTHVFGERTVFSADPAFNRLLLAAEGRAVDCSYPSSITTLLGARSLLLTRGAAHKRLHSLTLTRLGRPASPPLLAHIDRLVLDTMRHWEPAATVRLLDEAKKITFNLTVKQLVSIDPGPWTESLRREYVKLIDGFFSIPFPFASLLPFTTYGQALKSRKKVAGALREVIRKRMEERGEESGATEEAESKREKKDMVEELLQAEGGSFSEEEMVDFCLSLLVAGYETTSVLMTVAVKFLTETPAALAQLKEEHENMTNMKGENQPLEWSDYKSMTFTQCVINETLRVANIISGVFRRANTDIHFKGYTIPKGCKIFASFRAVHLNNDHYENARTFDPWRWQSNHKLQNEVGANLFTPFGGGPRLCPGYELARVVISVFLHHLVMRFSWEAAEEDRLVFFPTTRTLKGYPINLRQRS, translated from the exons ATGGAGAACGCCGGCGCGCTGCAgctcctctccgccgccgccgcagctgttgccgtcgtggtggtggtggcacTCAGATGGCTCCTCGCGAGGCGCGCGGCCGGGGGCTGGAAGCAGAggccgcggctgccgccggGGAGCACGGGGCTTCCCCTGATCGGCGAGACGCTGCGGCTGATCTCAGCGTACAAGACGCCCGACCCGGAGCCGTTCATCGACGAGCGGGTGGCGCGGCACGGGGGCGTCTTCACTACCCACGTCTTCGGCGAGCGCACCGTCTTCTCCGCCGACCCGGCCTTcaaccgcctcctcctcgccgccgaggGCCGCGCCGTCGACTGCAGCTACCCTTCCTCCATCACCACGCTACTCGGCGCCCGCTCCTTGCTCCTCacccgcggcgccgcccacAAGCGCCTCCACTCGCTCACCCTCACCCGCCTCGGCCgccccgcctcgccgccgctcctcgcgCACATCGACCGCCTCGTGCTGGACACCATGCGCCACTGggagcccgccgccaccgtccgcCTCCTCGACGAGGCCAAGAAGATCACCTTCAATCTCACCGTCAAGCAGCTCGTCAGCATCGACCCCGGGCCCTGGACCGAGAGCCTCCGCCGCGAGTACGTCAAGCTCATCGAcggcttcttctccatccCCTTCCCTTTCGCCTCGCTCCTCCCCTTCACCACCTATGGCCAGGCCCTCAAG TCGAGGAAGAAGGTTGCCGGAGCGCTGCGTGAAGTGATaaggaagaggatggaggagaGAGGGGAAGAGAGTGGggcgacggaggaggcggagtccaagagggagaagaaggacatGGTGGAGGAGCTTCTTCAAGCGGAGGGTGGGAGCttctcggaggaggagatggtggaCTTCTGCCTGTCCCTGCTGGTTGCCGGGTACGAGACCACGTCCGTCCTCATGACCGTCGCCGTCAAGTTCCTCACCGagacgccggcggcgctggctCAGCTCAAG GAAGAGCACGAAAATATGACCAACATGAAAGGCGAAAACCAACCTCTAGAGTGGAGCGATTACAAGTCAATGACATTCACCCAATGT GTGATTAACGAGACACTCCGTGTGGCTAACATTATTAGTGGGGTGTTCAGGCGAGCAAACACTGATATTCATTTTAAAG GCTACACTATTCCGAAGGGCTGTAAAATTTTCGCTTCATTCCGAGCTGTGCACCTCAATAACGATCACTATGAGAATGCCCGGACATTTGACCCTTGGAGATGGCAG AGCAACCACAAACTTCAGAATGAGGTAGGGGCCAACTTATTTACTCCCTTCGGAGGTGGACCTCGGTTGTGCCCAGGCTATGAGCTTGCCCGGGTTGTCATCTCTGTTTTCCTCCATCATCTCGTAATGCGCTTTAG CTGGGAAGCGGCTGAGGAAGATAGGCTTGTCTTCTTTCCCACCACACGAACCCTGAAAGGATATCCTATCAACCTCAGGCAGCGATCGTAA
- the LOC100830988 gene encoding two-component response regulator ORR9 isoform X1: MAAAIAETQFHVLAVDDSLPDRKLIERLLKTSSFQVTTVDSGTKALEFLGIHGQDTPISLHADHLQDVEVNVNLIITDYCMPGMTGYDLLKKIKESSSLRDIPVVIMSSENVPSRINRCLEEGANEFFLKPVRLSDMSKLKPHIMKSRCKEHCHHEEEDLLSNSNSNNSCNPTNNSSSDSSNPTNNNTDSANNSSGDSGNTRKRKATEDEILPKTSRSKAQLAAQL; encoded by the exons atgGCGGCGGCAATCGCAGAGACCCAATTCCATGTCTTGGCTGTGGATGACAGCCTCCCTGACAGGAAGCTCATTGAGAGGCTCCTCAAGACCTCTTCTTTCCAAG TCACCACTGTTGATTCTGGGACCAAGGCTCTGGAGTTCTTGGGGATCCATGGTCAGGACACCCCAATTTCTCTCCATGCAGACCATCTG CAGGATGTTGAGGTGAACGTGAATCTGATCATTACTGACTACTGCATGCCTGGGATGACAGGGTATGATCTgctcaagaagatcaag GAATCATCATCTCTCAGGGACATCCCGGTTGTGATCATGTCGTCTGAGAACGTACCTTCCAGAATCAATAG ATGCCTGGAGGAAGGAGCAAATGAGTTTTTCCTGAAACCGGTACGGCTATCAGACATGAGCAAGCTGAAGCCCCACATAATGAAAAGCAGATGCAAGGAGCATTGCCaccatgaagaagaagacctgCTAAGCAACAGCAATAGCAACAACAGCTGTAACCCCAcaaacaacagcagcagcgatAGCAGCAACCCCACAAATAACAACACCGACTCTGCAAACAACAGCAGCGGCGATAGCGGCAACACACGCAAGAGAAAGGCGACAGAAGACGAAATTTTACCAAAGACAAGCAGATCGAAGGCACAGTTAGCAGCACAATTATAA
- the LOC100830988 gene encoding two-component response regulator ORR9 isoform X2, with translation MAAAIAETQFHVLAVDDSLPDRKLIERLLKTSSFQVTTVDSGTKALEFLGIHGQDTPISLHADHLDVEVNVNLIITDYCMPGMTGYDLLKKIKESSSLRDIPVVIMSSENVPSRINRCLEEGANEFFLKPVRLSDMSKLKPHIMKSRCKEHCHHEEEDLLSNSNSNNSCNPTNNSSSDSSNPTNNNTDSANNSSGDSGNTRKRKATEDEILPKTSRSKAQLAAQL, from the exons atgGCGGCGGCAATCGCAGAGACCCAATTCCATGTCTTGGCTGTGGATGACAGCCTCCCTGACAGGAAGCTCATTGAGAGGCTCCTCAAGACCTCTTCTTTCCAAG TCACCACTGTTGATTCTGGGACCAAGGCTCTGGAGTTCTTGGGGATCCATGGTCAGGACACCCCAATTTCTCTCCATGCAGACCATCTG GATGTTGAGGTGAACGTGAATCTGATCATTACTGACTACTGCATGCCTGGGATGACAGGGTATGATCTgctcaagaagatcaag GAATCATCATCTCTCAGGGACATCCCGGTTGTGATCATGTCGTCTGAGAACGTACCTTCCAGAATCAATAG ATGCCTGGAGGAAGGAGCAAATGAGTTTTTCCTGAAACCGGTACGGCTATCAGACATGAGCAAGCTGAAGCCCCACATAATGAAAAGCAGATGCAAGGAGCATTGCCaccatgaagaagaagacctgCTAAGCAACAGCAATAGCAACAACAGCTGTAACCCCAcaaacaacagcagcagcgatAGCAGCAACCCCACAAATAACAACACCGACTCTGCAAACAACAGCAGCGGCGATAGCGGCAACACACGCAAGAGAAAGGCGACAGAAGACGAAATTTTACCAAAGACAAGCAGATCGAAGGCACAGTTAGCAGCACAATTATAA